A window of Apium graveolens cultivar Ventura chromosome 8, ASM990537v1, whole genome shotgun sequence contains these coding sequences:
- the LOC141678834 gene encoding putative ripening-related protein 1, which yields MKNFSLVVFLPALLTVIIACSLQIDALSCSPSGTIKGRKAPHGQCNRENDSDCCVQGKLYPTYTCSPRVTGDTKATLTLNSFQKGGDGGGPSECDNHYHDDDTPVVALSTGWYNGGSRCLNKIRISANGRSVEAMVVDECDSTMGCDDEHDYQPPCPNNIVDASKAVWKALGVPKDNWGDLDITWSDA from the coding sequence ATGAAGAACTTTAGCCTAGTAGTATTTCTTCCGGCATTGCTTACTGTCATCATTGCCTGTTCCCTACAGATTGATGCTCTTTCTTGTAGCCCAAGCGGCACAATTAAGGGAAGAAAGGCACCACATGGGCAATGCAACCGCGAGAATGACTCTGATTGCTGTGTTCAAGGAAAGTTGTACCCAACTTACACATGCTCACCTCGGGTAACCGGTGACACGAAAGCAACTTTAACCCTGAATAGTTTCCAGAAGGGGGGAGATGGCGGCGGCCCATCAGAATGTGATAACCATTACCATGATGATGACACACCGGTTGTAGCACTATCTACTGGATGGTATAATGGAGGCTCCCGATGCCTTAACAAAATCAGAATCAGTGCTAATGGTCGAAGCGTGGAGGCCATGGTTGTAGATGAGTGTGATTCGACAATGGGATGTGACGATGAACATGATTATCAGCCACCATGTCCGAACAACATTGTTGATGCTTCAAAGGCTGTGTGGAAAGCCTTAGGGGTGCCTAAAGATAACTGGGGTGACTTGGACATTACTTGGTCTGATGCTTAA
- the LOC141679426 gene encoding protein SOSEKI 5-like: MAAKARSSTEILIPNKKHYYGHTNNSTRTSSVDQESSKNIWVKAEQVNKSQRISTSGGSKLAEVIYYISSPNGSLQHPHFMEVTLPHSSHELYFKDVLNRLNELRGEGMASMYSWSSKRSYKNGYVWQDLSENDIINPTNGKDEYIIKGSELIQHSSSSTETAASQNMPEKCAEGRKITASPAKIMKRRNQSWSSFDNPPTNTENKVYKCESSRGFSGVVSAKENVLEICGEDVSPVASHCESEVLEGVSGCSEVDYRSGDRTVKNLRGRMKVTKMLMQFIRCGSVPMKGL, from the exons ATGGCGGCCAAGGCAAGGTCAAGCACAGAGATTTTGATCCCAAACAAGAAGCACTACTATGGCCATACAAATAACAGTACTAGGACTAGCAGTGTAGACCAAGAAAGCAGCAAGAATATATGGGTGAAAGCGGAGCAAGTTAACAAGTCCCAGAGGATTAGCACTAGCGGTGGCAGTAAATTAGCCGAGGTTATCTACTACATTTCTTCTCCAAATGGCAGCCTTCAGCATCCTCATTTCATGGAGGTTACTCTCCCTCATTCCTCCCATGAACTCTACTTTAAAG ATGTGTTGAACAGATTAAACGAACTCCGAGGAGAGGGAATGGCCAGCATGTACTCATGGTCTTCCAAACG GAGCTACAAGAACGGATACGTGTGGCAAGACCTATCAGAAAACGATATCATCAATCCAACAAACGGCAAAGACGAATACATAATCAAAGGATCCGAACTCATCCAACACTCTTCATCATCCACCGAAACGGCAGCATCTCAAAACATGCCAGAGAAATGCGCTGAAGGCCGGAAGATAACTGCATCTCCAGCAAAAATAATGAAAAGAAGGAATCAATCATGGAGCTCATTCGACAATCCTCCAACTAATACAGAAAACAAAGTTTACAAATGCGAGTCAAGCAGAGGCTTCTCGGGAGTTGTTAGCGCAAAAGAGAATGTTTTAGAGATTTGCGGGGAAGATGTGTCACCGGTGGCATCACATTGTGAATCAGAGGTGTTGGAAGGTGTGAGTGGATGTAGCGAAGTGGACTACAGAAGTGGAGATCGTACGGTTAAGAATTTAAGAGGGAGGATGAAAGTTACGAAAATGTTGATGCAGTTTATTAGGTGTGGTTCTGTTCCCATGAAAGGGTTGTGA